Proteins encoded together in one Deinococcus irradiatisoli window:
- a CDS encoding FtsW/RodA/SpoVE family cell cycle protein has translation MSANLLLAQVILLVLGTLAVGTADPERLPDQAIKAVLAMLLTAGLAQLKPKVFLKLATPAWLLSLVLLALVLFIGHGTAESPGTKRWLFSGAVQFQPSEFAKLGLILMLSSFFARRGVYRKLISATTMIALTTLLIVIEPDLGTTVLMFSLGIVLMYAAGVRFTNITALLFALALLALPVLSLYLERHRYILERFLSFLSRGKDDATTTVQGLDQIGFAHRDLTFGGIWGQGPEAPRYPYFADHTDLAIASVGFSTGLLGVTMVIFAYWLVVSTALQVGQLAARVRPMTPGLHGASIMATGAMYMIVGQAFVNLAVAAGIFPVTGVPLPLVSYGFSSMLSMSIALAIIHSALREVRSALPEEERTPELAAAD, from the coding sequence ATGAGCGCCAATCTGCTGCTGGCCCAGGTGATCTTGCTGGTGCTGGGCACCCTGGCCGTCGGCACCGCCGACCCGGAACGCCTGCCGGACCAGGCCATCAAGGCGGTGCTGGCGATGCTGCTCACCGCCGGGCTGGCCCAGCTGAAGCCCAAGGTGTTTCTCAAGCTGGCGACGCCTGCCTGGCTGCTCAGCCTGGTCCTGCTGGCGCTGGTGCTGTTCATCGGGCACGGCACGGCCGAGTCGCCCGGCACCAAGCGGTGGTTATTCAGCGGCGCGGTGCAGTTTCAGCCGTCGGAGTTCGCCAAGCTGGGCCTGATTCTGATGCTCTCGAGTTTCTTCGCCCGGCGTGGGGTGTACCGCAAGCTGATCTCGGCCACCACCATGATCGCCCTGACCACCCTGCTCATCGTGATCGAGCCGGACCTGGGCACCACCGTCTTGATGTTCTCGCTGGGCATCGTGCTGATGTACGCCGCCGGGGTGAGGTTTACCAACATCACGGCGCTGCTCTTCGCCCTGGCGCTGCTGGCCCTGCCAGTGCTGAGCTTGTACCTGGAGCGCCACCGCTACATCCTCGAGCGCTTCCTGTCGTTTCTGTCGCGCGGCAAGGACGACGCCACGACAACCGTGCAGGGCCTCGACCAGATCGGCTTCGCCCACCGCGACCTCACCTTCGGCGGCATCTGGGGCCAGGGGCCCGAAGCGCCGCGCTACCCCTACTTCGCCGACCACACCGATCTGGCGATCGCCTCGGTGGGCTTCTCGACCGGGCTACTGGGCGTCACCATGGTGATCTTCGCTTACTGGCTGGTGGTGTCCACCGCGCTGCAGGTCGGGCAGCTGGCCGCGCGGGTGCGCCCGATGACGCCGGGCCTGCACGGCGCCAGCATCATGGCGACCGGCGCGATGTACATGATCGTGGGGCAAGCGTTCGTGAACCTGGCGGTGGCGGCGGGCATCTTTCCGGTCACCGGGGTGCCGCTGCCGCTGGTGAGTTACGGCTTTTCCAGCATGCTGAGCATGTCCATCGCGCTGGCGATCATCCACTCGGCGCTGCGCGAGGTCAGAAGCGCCCTGCCGGAAGAAGAGCGCACGCCGGAACTCGCCGCCGCCGACTGA
- a CDS encoding S-layer homology domain-containing protein: MKHMLMRTTLTLLIGGSAFAGGAGPAPIVTPTKPAPVTPAPAPAPMPAMPKPAMAPCTDGAWAKAAIDLVTAKGLFIGYPDGSFDWCNAITRQEVAQVLARLLAQLPANTFNPAELDTLRQGVAQALAGLEELRAQLAAQNQAIADLRDQIAALQAAMSNMPAPAAGPAGPAGPQGEVGPQGPAGADGADGADGVDGMDGAEGPAGPAGAVGATGPQGPAGPAGPQGEVGAVGATGPQGPAGPAGPQGEVGPQGPAGADGADGADGADGMDGMDGAEGPQGPAGPQGPKGDKGDKGDTGAQGEVGPQGPAGRDYVPPVVPFRYGNYIGASYYNVLQDNVGSMVRIMAGNDSLFGNFGVRLTGDIAVGGTTPGNSASGLVTYRGTTGRFDGILGVGGGYNFDRQSTLGELLIGVDYRLFDRLAVFGEARQHYYFDGTNDNISSIAAGVKFRF; this comes from the coding sequence ATGAAACACATGCTGATGCGCACCACCCTGACCCTGCTGATCGGCGGTTCCGCGTTCGCCGGCGGCGCCGGACCGGCACCCATCGTGACCCCCACCAAACCCGCGCCGGTCACCCCCGCACCGGCCCCGGCCCCGATGCCGGCCATGCCCAAACCGGCGATGGCGCCGTGCACCGATGGGGCCTGGGCCAAGGCCGCCATCGACCTGGTGACCGCCAAGGGGCTGTTTATCGGCTACCCCGACGGCAGCTTCGATTGGTGCAACGCCATCACCCGTCAGGAAGTCGCGCAGGTGCTGGCCCGCTTGCTGGCGCAGCTGCCCGCCAACACCTTCAACCCGGCCGAGCTCGATACACTGCGCCAGGGCGTGGCGCAGGCGCTGGCCGGACTGGAAGAGCTGCGGGCCCAGCTCGCCGCCCAGAATCAGGCCATCGCCGATCTGCGTGACCAGATCGCCGCGCTGCAAGCGGCCATGAGCAACATGCCGGCCCCGGCCGCCGGCCCGGCGGGCCCGGCAGGACCGCAAGGTGAAGTGGGGCCGCAAGGCCCGGCCGGCGCCGATGGTGCAGACGGCGCGGACGGTGTCGACGGCATGGACGGCGCCGAGGGTCCGGCAGGTCCGGCCGGCGCCGTGGGCGCCACTGGCCCGCAGGGACCGGCTGGCCCCGCTGGGCCGCAGGGTGAAGTCGGCGCGGTGGGCGCCACCGGCCCGCAGGGCCCGGCCGGCCCCGCTGGCCCACAGGGTGAAGTCGGGCCGCAGGGGCCGGCCGGCGCGGACGGTGCCGATGGAGCGGACGGCGCCGACGGAATGGACGGCATGGACGGTGCCGAAGGCCCGCAAGGTCCGGCCGGCCCGCAGGGGCCCAAGGGCGACAAAGGCGACAAGGGCGACACCGGCGCGCAGGGCGAGGTCGGCCCGCAGGGACCGGCCGGGCGCGACTACGTGCCCCCAGTGGTGCCGTTCCGCTACGGCAACTACATCGGCGCGTCGTACTACAACGTGCTTCAGGACAACGTCGGCTCGATGGTGCGTATCATGGCCGGCAACGATTCACTCTTCGGCAACTTCGGCGTGCGCCTCACCGGCGACATCGCCGTCGGCGGCACCACCCCCGGCAACAGCGCTTCGGGCCTGGTCACCTACCGCGGCACCACCGGGCGCTTCGACGGCATCCTGGGCGTGGGCGGCGGCTACAACTTCGACCGGCAGTCCACCCTGGGCGAACTGCTGATCGGCGTGGACTACCGCCTGTTCGACCGTTTGGCGGTGTTCGGCGAAGCCCGCCAGCACTACTACTTCGACGGCACCAACGACAACATCAGCTCGATTGCCGCCGGCGTGAAGTTCCGCTTCTAA
- the murG gene encoding undecaprenyldiphospho-muramoylpentapeptide beta-N-acetylglucosaminyltransferase, whose product MSEVVLSTGGTGGHIYPAVATARELLKLGHRVTLLGQLGGMEERIAAEQQLPFFGVQAGKLARSGQGRADPRELLRAGRGLIEARRFLGRLRPAVVVGFGGFASLPGVLSAQSLNIPTVLHEQNARLGLTQRLAARRAKAVGTAYPTIAGLPAGKGVLVGMPVREERLERAEALARLGLDPQRLTLLIMGGSQGSLALNNVLPEVLRAALPNGESPHGPVQVLHACGQRWLSNVAPRVADLPWYTAEGYVDAVAAWSAADLAITRAGTGALAEAAFHGVPTLMVPLPESAENHQLFNARAVEASGAGQVIEQQHVSAQMGAAVLECVAPQRRRTMHSAALARTPAGATRRLTELVLAHARQEAP is encoded by the coding sequence ATGAGTGAAGTCGTTTTGTCCACAGGCGGCACCGGTGGACACATCTATCCGGCGGTCGCCACGGCCCGTGAACTGCTGAAGCTGGGCCACCGCGTCACCTTGCTGGGCCAGCTCGGCGGCATGGAGGAGCGCATCGCCGCCGAGCAGCAGCTGCCGTTTTTCGGCGTGCAGGCCGGCAAGCTGGCCCGCAGCGGCCAGGGCCGCGCCGATCCGCGCGAGCTGCTGCGGGCCGGGCGCGGCCTGATCGAAGCGAGGCGCTTTCTCGGCCGCCTTCGCCCGGCGGTGGTGGTCGGCTTCGGCGGCTTCGCCAGTCTGCCGGGGGTACTCTCGGCCCAGAGCCTGAACATCCCCACCGTGCTGCACGAGCAGAATGCCCGCCTGGGCCTGACCCAGCGCCTGGCCGCGCGCCGGGCCAAAGCGGTGGGCACCGCCTACCCCACCATCGCCGGGCTGCCCGCCGGCAAAGGCGTGCTGGTGGGCATGCCGGTACGTGAGGAGCGCCTGGAACGCGCCGAGGCGCTGGCGCGGCTGGGCCTCGATCCGCAGCGCCTGACCCTGCTGATCATGGGCGGCTCGCAGGGCAGCCTGGCCCTCAACAACGTGCTGCCGGAAGTGCTGCGGGCCGCCTTGCCGAACGGTGAATCGCCGCACGGCCCGGTGCAGGTGCTGCACGCCTGCGGTCAGCGCTGGTTGAGCAATGTCGCGCCGCGCGTCGCCGACCTGCCCTGGTACACCGCCGAGGGCTACGTGGACGCGGTGGCGGCCTGGTCGGCAGCGGACCTGGCGATCACCCGCGCCGGCACCGGGGCGCTGGCCGAGGCCGCTTTTCACGGTGTGCCCACCCTGATGGTGCCGCTGCCGGAATCGGCCGAGAACCACCAGCTGTTCAACGCCCGCGCGGTGGAAGCCTCGGGCGCCGGACAGGTGATCGAGCAGCAGCACGTCTCGGCCCAGATGGGCGCGGCGGTGTTAGAGTGCGTAGCGCCGCAGCGCCGCCGCACCATGCACAGCGCCGCCCTGGCCCGCACGCCTGCGGGCGCCACCCGGCGGCTGACCGAGCTGGTGCTGGCCCACGCCCGGCAAGAGGCCCCATGA
- the murD gene encoding UDP-N-acetylmuramoyl-L-alanine--D-glutamate ligase, which yields MTREAHSPPPPLPQTLVYGLGRSGRGVLRFLAREGVAADWFDNRPSAEDLDLAAQFGFSPADLSRPYRSVVAAPGVPIDHPDLERLRAGGAEIIGEAELAARARPNLPVVGVTGTAGKGGTTVLIASLLRACGLNAREGGNIDPPLLDIIDEAEVAVAELSSFQLERVVRFAPAVAVITNLGVDHLDRHGSVEAYHAAKRNIARAQGSGDWLVLPPEVEVPTRARVLRFDPQRIALSDGTRLLGAADLPEGIHPANAAAAVLAAEAMLRRLGRPVDPAALQSALRQARPMKGRFETVARRGELRFVNDSIATRSVAVEAALLQAAPPIAWLVGGRDKGAELGPLRRAAEGKVQVVVAFGQDGETLARALGLPTLQVPFSGQGGEATMRQAVQLAAEALGERGTVLLAPIGTSFDLYRDYAERGEAFAAAARAWTQAHVGQEVGR from the coding sequence GTGACACGCGAAGCGCATTCTCCGCCGCCGCCGCTGCCCCAGACGCTGGTGTACGGTCTGGGCCGCAGCGGGCGCGGCGTGCTCCGATTTCTGGCCCGCGAGGGCGTGGCCGCCGATTGGTTCGATAACCGTCCCAGTGCCGAGGACCTCGACCTGGCCGCCCAGTTCGGCTTTTCTCCCGCCGACCTCAGCCGCCCTTACCGCAGTGTGGTGGCCGCGCCCGGCGTGCCGATCGACCACCCCGATCTGGAGCGGCTGCGTGCCGGCGGCGCCGAGATCATCGGCGAAGCGGAACTGGCGGCCCGCGCCCGCCCCAACCTGCCGGTGGTGGGCGTCACCGGCACCGCCGGGAAAGGCGGCACCACCGTGCTGATCGCCTCGCTGCTGCGCGCCTGCGGCCTGAACGCCCGCGAGGGCGGCAACATCGACCCGCCGCTGCTCGACATCATCGACGAGGCTGAGGTGGCGGTCGCCGAGCTGTCGAGCTTTCAGCTCGAACGGGTCGTCCGGTTCGCGCCGGCGGTGGCGGTCATCACCAATCTGGGCGTCGATCATCTCGACCGGCACGGCAGCGTCGAGGCCTACCATGCCGCCAAGCGCAACATCGCCCGGGCGCAGGGCAGCGGCGACTGGCTGGTGCTGCCGCCGGAAGTCGAGGTACCCACCCGGGCGCGGGTACTGCGCTTCGATCCGCAACGCATCGCCCTGAGTGACGGCACCCGGCTGCTCGGCGCCGCCGACCTGCCCGAGGGCATTCATCCGGCGAACGCGGCGGCGGCCGTGCTGGCGGCCGAGGCCATGCTGCGCCGCCTGGGCCGGCCGGTGGACCCGGCGGCCCTGCAAAGCGCGCTGCGACAGGCCCGCCCGATGAAGGGCCGCTTCGAGACGGTGGCGCGCCGGGGAGAACTGCGCTTCGTCAACGACTCGATCGCCACCCGCAGCGTGGCGGTGGAAGCCGCGCTCTTGCAGGCCGCACCGCCGATCGCCTGGCTGGTGGGCGGGCGCGACAAGGGCGCCGAGCTGGGGCCGCTGCGCCGCGCCGCCGAGGGCAAGGTGCAGGTGGTCGTTGCCTTCGGGCAGGACGGTGAAACGCTGGCCCGGGCGCTGGGATTGCCCACCCTGCAGGTGCCGTTCAGCGGGCAGGGCGGCGAGGCCACCATGCGCCAGGCGGTGCAGCTGGCCGCCGAAGCGCTCGGCGAACGGGGCACGGTGCTGCTGGCACCCATCGGCACCAGCTTCGACCTCTACCGCGACTACGCCGAGCGCGGCGAGGCCTTTGCCGCCGCCGCCCGCGCCTGGACGCAGGCCCACGTCGGGCAGGAGGTGGGCCGGTGA
- a CDS encoding alpha/beta hydrolase, producing the protein MSPPSAQPWTFDTGAPALHGQQFAAAQERAAVLLTHGYAEHAGRYRRVIEALNGAGISVYSYDLRGHGQSPGRRSVVDVDVLVNDHLKAREALRGLNVPLFAFGHSMGGLITAASVLRDPRGLRGAVLSSPALLVGEGESEALKALSGVLGRLFPTLPVTALESGGLSRIAEEVSAYDNDPQVYRGKVPALTAASMLRVSRQLKAQYPQWRLPTLVLHGSEDKLADVRGSRQFAETAGTALSPRPEIEYLEIGGGYHELFNDLVREEVTARLLDWLDRQLA; encoded by the coding sequence ATGTCACCCCCCAGCGCTCAGCCCTGGACGTTCGATACCGGCGCGCCCGCCCTGCACGGCCAGCAGTTCGCCGCCGCCCAGGAACGCGCCGCCGTGCTGCTCACCCATGGCTACGCCGAGCATGCCGGGCGCTACCGGCGCGTGATCGAGGCGCTGAACGGCGCCGGGATCAGCGTCTACAGCTACGACCTGCGCGGACACGGCCAGTCGCCGGGTCGGCGGTCGGTGGTGGACGTGGACGTGCTGGTCAACGACCACCTCAAGGCCCGCGAAGCGCTGCGCGGCCTGAACGTGCCGCTGTTCGCGTTCGGTCACAGCATGGGCGGCCTGATCACGGCCGCCTCGGTGCTGCGCGATCCACGCGGCCTGCGCGGCGCGGTGTTGTCGAGCCCGGCGCTGCTGGTCGGCGAGGGCGAGAGCGAGGCGCTCAAGGCGCTCAGCGGCGTGCTGGGCCGCTTGTTTCCGACGCTGCCGGTCACGGCGCTGGAATCCGGCGGCCTGTCGCGCATCGCCGAGGAAGTCAGCGCCTACGACAACGACCCGCAGGTCTACCGCGGCAAGGTGCCGGCCCTGACCGCCGCCAGCATGCTGCGGGTCAGCCGTCAGCTCAAGGCCCAGTACCCGCAGTGGCGTCTGCCCACGCTGGTGCTGCACGGCAGCGAAGACAAGCTGGCCGACGTGCGCGGCTCGCGTCAGTTTGCCGAGACGGCCGGCACGGCCCTGAGCCCCCGCCCCGAGATCGAGTACCTGGAAATCGGGGGCGGCTACCACGAGCTGTTTAACGATCTGGTGCGCGAGGAAGTGACCGCCCGGCTGCTGGACTGGCTGGACCGGCAGCTGGCCTGA
- a CDS encoding PhzF family phenazine biosynthesis protein, with the protein MPGPTQPLAVVDAFTSRAFSGNPAGVCLLDSPAPADWMQRAARELNHAESAFVWPLEGGFSLRWFTPTTEVDLCGHATLAAAHWLWESGALDVSEQARFTTLSGPLSARKVGEWTELDFPAEPAQEVAWPEHFSEILGAEPLWVGRNRLDYLVELASAEEVRRLKPDLGRFGPLGHRGVIVTAAGEAGGGHDMVSRGFFPNIGIPEDPVTGSAHCALAPYWAAKLGRQELSAYQASARGGELRLRLEGERVKLLGQAVVTLTGQIMGPDRA; encoded by the coding sequence ATGCCTGGACCGACCCAACCGCTGGCCGTCGTGGACGCTTTTACTTCCCGCGCTTTTTCCGGCAATCCGGCCGGCGTGTGCCTGCTCGATTCACCCGCGCCGGCTGACTGGATGCAGCGGGCCGCCCGCGAACTCAACCACGCCGAGAGCGCGTTCGTCTGGCCGCTGGAAGGCGGCTTCTCGCTGCGCTGGTTTACCCCCACCACCGAGGTCGATCTGTGCGGTCACGCGACGCTGGCCGCTGCCCACTGGCTGTGGGAAAGTGGCGCGCTGGACGTGAGCGAGCAGGCCCGCTTCACCACCCTCAGCGGCCCCCTGAGCGCCCGGAAGGTCGGCGAATGGACCGAGCTCGACTTTCCCGCCGAACCCGCCCAGGAAGTCGCCTGGCCGGAGCACTTCAGTGAGATTCTCGGCGCTGAGCCGCTGTGGGTGGGCCGCAACCGGCTCGATTATCTGGTGGAACTCGCCTCGGCCGAGGAAGTCCGGCGCCTGAAACCCGACCTCGGCCGCTTCGGGCCGCTGGGCCACCGGGGCGTGATCGTCACGGCGGCGGGTGAGGCCGGCGGGGGCCACGACATGGTGTCGCGAGGGTTTTTTCCCAACATCGGCATTCCCGAAGACCCGGTGACCGGCTCGGCCCACTGCGCCCTGGCCCCGTACTGGGCCGCGAAGCTCGGCCGGCAGGAGTTGAGCGCGTATCAGGCCTCGGCGCGCGGCGGCGAGCTGAGGCTGCGCCTCGAAGGCGAGCGGGTCAAGCTGCTGGGGCAGGCCGTGGTGACCCTCACCGGCCAGATCATGGGGCCGGACCGCGCCTGA